Proteins encoded in a region of the Falco rusticolus isolate bFalRus1 chromosome 12, bFalRus1.pri, whole genome shotgun sequence genome:
- the LOC119155971 gene encoding carbohydrate sulfotransferase 9-like, with amino-acid sequence MRFLQRLVVSAALGIATFLSWRLLLQSPAAGQGGDLAPEAEEGFTLTLDTFLHVQQLRKKRLRAFCSRSGKVTRMPRSREEKAYLLSSLRVSTKLDLLYCQVPSTGMEEWQQLLEKLEEEENVTLPVPLPYPWRHGPKTQLSQFNLTEIEAMLGSYTKVLFVRDPFQRLISTFMQGLGTNPSFSSFVQDVLDSGQKKAGAAWKPLVSLCRPCLVQYDYVVVFGFLRQELAHLLRRAGLPADSLLSKFTDTQVQWTYSWLSEQMFSELSLQQKQQLSHFYRGDLAAFPFPSSFLSDLLSTPETW; translated from the exons ATGCGATTCCTTCAACGTCTCGTCGTCTCAGCCGCCCTGGGCATCGCCACCTTCCTGAGCTGGAGGCTGCTTCTCCAGAGCCCGGCTGCCGGCCAAGGAG GTGACCTGGCCCCCGAGGCGGAGGAGGGTTTCACTTTGACACTGGACACCTTCTTACACGTTCAGCAGCTCAGGAAGAAGAGACTGAGAGCTTTTTGCAGCCGATCAGGCAAAGTCACCAGGATgccaaggagcagggaggaaaaagccTACCTGCTCTCGAGTCTGAGGGTAAGCACCAAGCTGGACCTCCTCTACTGCCAAGTGCCATCGACAGGGATGGAGGAATGGCAGCAGCTTTTGGAGAAGctagaggaggaggagaacgTGACACTCCCAGTACCGCTTCCCTACCCTTGGCGGCACGGTCCAAAGACACAGCTGAGCCAGTTCAACCTGACGGAGATCGAGGCCATGTTAGGGTCTTACACCAAGGTGCTCTTTGTCAGGGACCCTTTCCAGAGGCTGATCTCCACGTTCATGCAAGGCTTGGGCACCAAcccttccttcagcagctttgtCCAGGATGTTTTAGACAGCGGACAGAAGAAGGCTGGAGCGGCTTGGAAACCACTGGTCAGCCTCTGCCGGCCCTGTCTGGTGCAGTATGACTACGTGGTGGTGTTTGGCTTcctgaggcaggagctggctcaTCTGCTGCGGCGGGCTGGGCTGCCCGCAGACAGCCTCCTCTCCAAGTTCACTGACACCCAAGTGCAGTGGACCTACAGCTGGTTATCCGAGCAGATGTTCAGCGAGCTGTCCCtccaacagaagcagcaactgTCTCATTTCTATCGCGGGGatcttgctgctttcccatTTCCTAGCAGTTTTCTGTCAGACCTCCTCAGCACCCCAGAGACCTGGTAG